A stretch of Flexivirga aerilata DNA encodes these proteins:
- the atpB gene encoding F0F1 ATP synthase subunit A, with the protein MSTTLVAAAGSLRGAVPTDSFETPGTKDFWWPLIGSDTNSFTFTRPALVWILSCILICWFFLSATKNLQLVPSKRQWLTEQAYGFVRNTMGQDIIGSKNFKPFIPLLLSLFTVILLNNIAGVIPFVQYPTTGRIAFPIVLTAIVYVVYHVTAVRHKGGFGKYLGSLTPPGLPGWLKPIMFVLEFLTYFVIRPLTLALRLFGNMMAGHLMLLVFILGGEYLLLHGDNPFINVSGAFSFLFAILMMFFELLIEFLQAFIFTLLTAIYLADAVSDSH; encoded by the coding sequence GTGAGTACAACCCTGGTGGCTGCGGCAGGCAGCCTCCGCGGCGCGGTGCCGACCGACAGCTTCGAGACGCCGGGCACCAAGGACTTCTGGTGGCCGCTCATCGGCAGCGACACCAACTCGTTCACCTTCACCCGTCCGGCCCTCGTCTGGATCCTCTCCTGCATCCTGATCTGCTGGTTCTTCCTCTCCGCGACCAAGAACCTCCAGCTGGTGCCGAGCAAGCGTCAGTGGCTGACCGAGCAGGCCTACGGCTTCGTGCGCAACACCATGGGCCAGGACATCATCGGCAGCAAGAACTTCAAGCCGTTCATCCCGCTGCTGCTGAGCCTCTTCACGGTCATCCTGCTCAACAACATCGCCGGTGTGATCCCGTTCGTGCAGTACCCGACGACCGGCCGCATCGCCTTCCCGATCGTGCTCACCGCGATCGTCTACGTCGTCTATCACGTGACCGCGGTCCGGCATAAGGGCGGCTTCGGCAAGTACCTCGGGTCGCTCACCCCTCCCGGGCTGCCGGGCTGGCTCAAGCCGATCATGTTCGTGCTGGAGTTCCTGACCTACTTCGTCATCCGGCCGCTCACGCTGGCCCTGCGACTCTTCGGCAACATGATGGCCGGCCACCTGATGCTGCTGGTCTTCATCCTCGGCGGCGAATACCTGCTGCTGCACGGTGACAACCCGTTCATCAACGTCTCGGGCGCGTTCTCCTTCCTCTTCGCGATCCTGATGATGTTCTTCGAGTTGCTCATCGAGTTCCTGCAGGCGTTCATCTTCACGCTGCTGACCGCGATCTACCTAGCCGACGCCGTCTCCGACAGTCACTGA